From Spirochaetota bacterium, one genomic window encodes:
- a CDS encoding IS481 family transposase, which translates to ELQEDLDDWIKEYNVERTHTGKYCYGKTPMQTFLDSKNIALEKMLDNKLQTTKENESVRLNAN; encoded by the coding sequence GGAGTTACAAGAAGATCTTGACGATTGGATAAAAGAATATAATGTTGAGAGGACTCATACTGGCAAGTATTGTTACGGAAAAACGCCCATGCAAACATTTCTAGATTCGAAGAATATTGCTTTAGAAAAAATGTTGGATAATAAATTACAGACAACAAAAGAAAACGAGAGTGTCAGATTAAATGCTAACTAG